The following are encoded together in the Gemmatimonadota bacterium genome:
- a CDS encoding S9 family peptidase → MRTPSAWTIPVVLFVLAAPMSPFAPALQAQARPLSASDMFTIETASDPQISPDGLWVAYVRNWSDAITDKRYSNIWLVKSDGTGHRPVTSGKTHDASPRWSPDGTRLAYTSDKGGSGQLYVRWNDTGESIALTNGAIPPAGPTWSPDGKLIAFTQFVPKAPLVVGTPLAPPPGATWAPPPKYTDALVFRFDGVGEVPVGFTHIFVVRADGGAPRQLSKGDFNHGGVFGGGGVVWTPDGTELIAAARRREKADEELLESDIFAFAVADGAMRQLTDRNGPDGEPAVSPDGKLIAYTGFDERYQGYQNALLYVMNRDGSGKRALSTKLDNSVGSPTWSADGKGIYVQYDDKGDTKVGLFALDGSWRVVASHLGSGMMAYSGGSYSVARNGSVAYTLSTPSIPSNVAVVGSGASATPVSVTSLNVELLATRTLGAVEEIWYESSKDKRKIQGWIIKPPGFDAKKKYPLILEIHGGPFANYGARFDDEKQIMAANGFVVLYTNPRGSTSYGEEFGNLIHHAYPGDDFFDLNSGVDAVIAKGYIDEKNLFVTGGSGGGVLTAWMIGHTDRFRAALAFYPVINWESFSLTADMAPLSVKNWFPGMPWDHKDNYDKRSLLSVVKNVKTPTLIMTGEEDFRTPMSESEQYYKALKMSGVEAVLVRVPGEPHGIRRFPSHAASKLTTLAGWFEKHRAPVQ, encoded by the coding sequence ATGCGCACTCCTTCAGCGTGGACGATCCCCGTCGTCCTCTTCGTACTCGCCGCGCCGATGTCTCCATTCGCGCCCGCGCTCCAGGCGCAGGCCAGGCCGCTGTCAGCGAGCGACATGTTCACGATCGAGACGGCGTCCGATCCCCAGATCTCGCCCGACGGATTGTGGGTGGCGTACGTGCGCAACTGGAGCGACGCGATCACCGACAAGCGGTACAGCAACATCTGGTTGGTGAAGAGCGACGGCACGGGGCATCGCCCGGTGACGTCGGGGAAGACGCACGACGCTTCGCCGCGTTGGTCGCCCGACGGGACGCGCCTCGCATACACCTCGGACAAGGGCGGAAGCGGGCAGTTGTACGTGCGGTGGAACGACACGGGGGAATCGATCGCGTTGACGAATGGGGCGATCCCGCCGGCGGGACCCACCTGGTCGCCCGACGGCAAGTTGATCGCCTTCACGCAGTTTGTCCCCAAGGCGCCGTTAGTTGTGGGGACGCCGCTGGCGCCGCCGCCAGGCGCCACGTGGGCGCCGCCCCCCAAGTACACCGACGCGCTGGTGTTCCGCTTTGACGGCGTGGGCGAGGTGCCGGTCGGCTTCACCCACATCTTCGTGGTGCGCGCGGACGGCGGGGCGCCGCGCCAGTTGTCCAAGGGGGACTTCAACCACGGTGGTGTCTTCGGCGGTGGCGGCGTGGTCTGGACCCCCGACGGCACCGAGTTGATCGCCGCGGCGCGCCGGCGCGAGAAGGCCGACGAGGAGCTGCTGGAGAGCGACATCTTCGCCTTTGCGGTCGCCGACGGCGCCATGCGCCAACTGACGGACCGAAACGGTCCCGACGGCGAACCGGCCGTTTCACCTGACGGGAAGCTCATCGCCTACACCGGCTTCGACGAGCGTTACCAGGGATACCAGAACGCGCTGCTCTACGTGATGAATCGCGACGGGTCAGGCAAGCGCGCGCTCTCGACGAAGCTGGACAACTCGGTGGGGTCGCCGACCTGGAGCGCCGATGGGAAGGGGATCTACGTGCAGTATGACGACAAGGGCGACACCAAGGTGGGGCTCTTTGCGCTCGACGGGTCGTGGCGCGTGGTGGCGAGCCACCTGGGGAGCGGGATGATGGCCTACTCCGGCGGCAGCTACTCGGTGGCGCGTAACGGGAGCGTGGCGTACACGCTGTCGACGCCGTCGATTCCGTCCAACGTGGCGGTGGTGGGGAGTGGCGCGTCGGCAACGCCGGTGTCGGTGACGTCGCTCAACGTCGAACTCCTGGCCACGCGCACGCTGGGCGCGGTGGAAGAGATCTGGTACGAGTCGTCGAAGGACAAGCGCAAGATCCAGGGGTGGATCATCAAGCCGCCGGGCTTCGATGCGAAGAAGAAGTACCCGCTCATTCTCGAGATCCACGGCGGCCCCTTTGCCAACTACGGCGCGCGCTTCGATGACGAGAAGCAGATCATGGCGGCCAACGGCTTCGTCGTGCTGTACACCAATCCGCGCGGGAGCACGAGCTACGGCGAGGAGTTCGGCAACCTGATCCATCATGCCTATCCGGGCGACGACTTCTTCGACCTCAACTCGGGGGTCGATGCGGTGATCGCCAAGGGATACATCGACGAGAAGAACCTCTTCGTCACCGGCGGGAGCGGCGGCGGCGTGCTCACGGCCTGGATGATCGGCCACACCGATCGTTTCCGCGCGGCGCTGGCCTTCTACCCGGTCATCAACTGGGAGTCGTTCTCGCTCACCGCCGACATGGCCCCGCTCTCGGTGAAGAACTGGTTCCCCGGGATGCCGTGGGACCACAAGGACAACTACGACAAGCGCTCGCTGCTGAGCGTGGTGAAGAACGTGAAGACGCCGACGCTGATCATGACCGGCGAGGAGGACTTCCGCACGCCGATGTCGGAGAGCGAGCAGTACTACAAGGCGCTCAAGATGAGTGGCGTGGAGGCAGTGCTGGTGCGCGTCCCCGGGGAGCCGCACGGCATCCGGCGCTTTCCGAGCCACGCCGCGTCCAAACTGACGACGCTGGCGGGCTGGTTCGAGAAGCACCGCGCGCCGGTGCAGTGA
- a CDS encoding M28 family metallopeptidase: MHCSRRPLALLALALLSLALPAQTQAQGTPRPDADPRIQKLVAAVSAERLRAIVAKLESFGTRSTLSDTVSTTRGIGAARRWIHEEFTRSSPKLQVAFDRHPIAQQGRITRDVELVNVVAVLPGRSPRRVYISGHYDTVNLRAAMAGVRPSTPGQQPAPNHDVDAPGANDDGSGTALTIELARVFAESGLDFDATLVFIAWAGEEQGLIGSMAHATALADAKGVVEANFNNDIVGSSLGGNGIIDAESVKIYSLGPEDSMSRSLARYIARIAGVYVPSHTIRLMAREDRFGRGSDHSSFTANNFPAVVFREANENYRRQHSGDDKIEGMDFTYLAQNARVNAAGAASVALAPSAPVVTSERGQALIGRGQSGYDADLKWNASPGAVAYKIYWRDAWANDWQRAQVVGNVTQFVLPNVSIDDYVFGVAAVGADGNESLVSAFVSPNRPMQRVKMSR; this comes from the coding sequence ATGCATTGCTCGCGTCGCCCCCTCGCGCTCCTCGCCCTCGCCCTCCTCTCGCTCGCCCTCCCCGCGCAGACGCAGGCGCAGGGAACTCCGCGCCCCGACGCCGATCCGCGCATCCAGAAGCTGGTCGCCGCCGTCTCGGCCGAACGCCTGCGCGCGATCGTCGCCAAGCTCGAGTCGTTCGGGACACGCTCCACGCTTTCCGACACCGTCTCCACCACACGAGGCATCGGCGCGGCGCGCCGCTGGATCCACGAGGAGTTCACGCGCTCGTCGCCCAAGCTGCAGGTCGCCTTCGACCGGCACCCGATCGCCCAGCAAGGGCGCATCACCCGCGACGTGGAACTGGTCAACGTCGTCGCCGTCCTCCCCGGACGCTCGCCGCGTCGCGTGTACATCAGCGGCCACTACGACACGGTGAACCTGCGCGCCGCGATGGCCGGGGTGCGACCGTCCACGCCAGGCCAGCAGCCCGCGCCTAACCATGATGTCGACGCCCCCGGGGCCAACGACGACGGGAGCGGCACCGCCCTCACCATCGAACTGGCCCGCGTCTTCGCCGAGAGTGGGCTCGACTTCGACGCGACGCTCGTCTTCATCGCCTGGGCCGGCGAGGAGCAGGGGCTCATCGGCTCCATGGCGCACGCCACGGCACTGGCCGACGCCAAGGGGGTGGTCGAGGCCAACTTCAACAACGACATCGTCGGCTCGTCGCTCGGTGGCAACGGGATCATCGACGCCGAGAGCGTGAAGATCTACTCGCTTGGCCCCGAGGATTCGATGTCGCGGTCGCTGGCGCGCTACATCGCGCGCATCGCCGGGGTCTACGTCCCCTCGCACACCATTCGCCTCATGGCGCGCGAGGATCGATTCGGGCGCGGCAGCGATCACTCGTCGTTCACCGCCAACAACTTCCCCGCCGTCGTCTTTCGCGAGGCCAACGAGAACTATCGCCGCCAGCACTCCGGCGATGACAAGATCGAGGGGATGGACTTCACCTATCTGGCGCAGAACGCGCGAGTCAACGCCGCCGGCGCCGCCTCGGTAGCGCTCGCCCCTTCCGCCCCCGTGGTCACCAGCGAGCGCGGCCAGGCACTCATCGGGCGTGGACAGTCGGGCTACGACGCCGACCTCAAGTGGAACGCCTCGCCCGGTGCGGTCGCCTACAAGATCTACTGGCGCGACGCGTGGGCCAACGATTGGCAGCGCGCGCAGGTGGTGGGCAACGTCACGCAGTTCGTGCTCCCCAACGTCTCGATCGACGACTACGTCTTTGGCGTGGCAGCGGTCGGCGCCGATGGCAACGAGAGCCTCGTGAGCGCCTTCGTCTCGCCCAACCGACCCATGCAGCGGGTCAAGATGTCCAGGTAG
- a CDS encoding DUF533 domain-containing protein, translated as MTTRHHPAHAARAAAMNPQDAHTIIAIAALAANADGTLGQEERVSIISAAEHLGLSGDDPRLLGVMTGSGDVAQLAHALTSDEARIAAYDVAAAVCHADGTPNAQESAFLSALSRELGAVAPSPEAAATLGAAAQAVSTAPTGSANGDLDTFILDQAMLAGAAELLPHRFSGMAILPLQLRMVYQIGQRHGQQFDMSQAKDLAAVFGIGAAGHLMEGIVRGVLGSVGRGLLGGLLGSATGAAAGVAVTFATTYALGHAAEQYYAQGRTLSTTDLKALFTRFQGEANTVFPRAERRIRELAAGSSLDSLLGGLMR; from the coding sequence GTGACCACGCGTCACCACCCTGCACACGCCGCCCGCGCCGCCGCCATGAATCCGCAGGACGCCCACACCATCATCGCCATCGCTGCCCTCGCCGCCAACGCCGACGGTACGCTGGGTCAGGAAGAGCGCGTCAGCATCATCTCCGCCGCCGAGCACCTGGGACTCTCGGGCGACGATCCGCGACTGCTCGGGGTGATGACCGGGAGCGGCGACGTGGCGCAGCTCGCCCACGCGCTCACGAGCGACGAGGCCCGCATCGCGGCATATGACGTCGCCGCCGCCGTCTGCCATGCGGACGGCACGCCGAACGCGCAGGAATCGGCCTTCCTCTCGGCGCTGTCGCGCGAACTCGGCGCTGTCGCGCCCTCGCCCGAGGCGGCCGCCACCTTGGGGGCGGCGGCCCAGGCAGTCTCCACCGCTCCCACAGGGAGCGCCAACGGCGACCTGGACACCTTCATCCTCGACCAGGCGATGCTCGCTGGCGCGGCGGAGCTGCTCCCGCACCGCTTCTCGGGGATGGCGATCCTCCCGCTGCAACTCCGGATGGTCTACCAGATTGGCCAGCGCCATGGGCAACAGTTCGACATGTCACAGGCCAAGGACCTGGCGGCGGTGTTCGGGATCGGTGCCGCGGGACACCTGATGGAAGGGATCGTGCGCGGCGTGTTGGGCAGCGTGGGACGTGGCCTGCTCGGCGGCTTGTTAGGCTCGGCCACCGGCGCAGCGGCCGGGGTCGCCGTCACCTTCGCCACGACCTACGCGCTCGGGCACGCGGCGGAGCAGTACTACGCGCAGGGACGCACGCTGAGCACGACCGACCTCAAGGCGCTGTTCACGCGCTTCCAGGGTGAGGCGAACACCGTCTTTCCGCGCGCGGAGCGTCGCATTCGCGAGCTGGCGGCGGGGAGCAGCCTGGACTCGCTGCTCGGGGGATTGATGCGGTAG
- a CDS encoding GNAT family N-acetyltransferase has product MHDTIEIAVVTGVTPEVVDAFARLVPQLAPSAGVPDEAQLQAMVRAPGTTLLVARDARRDGRIVGALTLTHLRIPTGLRVTIEDVVVDTASRGAGVGDALTRVALRLAREHGARSVDLTSNPSRESANRLYQRLGFARRETNVYRFDLTRDDVARNDPARNDLARDDTA; this is encoded by the coding sequence ATGCACGACACGATCGAGATCGCCGTCGTCACCGGCGTCACCCCCGAAGTCGTCGACGCCTTCGCGCGCCTGGTCCCACAACTCGCGCCCAGTGCCGGCGTCCCCGACGAGGCGCAGCTGCAAGCGATGGTGCGCGCCCCCGGGACCACGCTCCTGGTGGCCCGCGACGCGAGGCGTGACGGACGCATCGTCGGCGCACTCACGCTCACGCACCTGCGCATTCCCACGGGGTTGCGCGTGACCATCGAGGACGTCGTGGTCGACACCGCCTCGCGCGGTGCCGGCGTCGGCGACGCGCTCACGCGCGTCGCACTCAGGCTCGCGCGAGAGCACGGGGCACGATCGGTCGACCTCACCTCGAACCCGTCGCGCGAGAGCGCCAACCGCCTCTACCAACGGCTCGGCTTCGCCCGTCGCGAGACCAACGTCTATCGCTTCGACCTCACACGCGACGACGTCGCACGCAACGACCCGGCGCGGAACGACCTGGCGCGCGACGACACCGCCTGA
- a CDS encoding amino acid permease, whose product MTERGLVRSLGLLQAVALNMSNIVGVGPFITIPLIIAAMGGPQCMLGWLLGAILALSDGLVWSELSAAIPETGGTYAYLKEAFRGTALGGVLPFLFIWQFVLSGPLEIASGYIGFAQYAGYFWQGMGATGARLTCVAVGLLTIALIYRRIGAVGKLMVVLWSGMLVTVLAVIVSGLSNFDARLAFDFPPDAFTFSLGFAAGLGSAMLIAMYDFMGYYDVCYVAGEVREPQRVIPRAILISVVAVSVLYALMNLSIIAVVPWREAMQSSYIVTDFMQRLYGPRAASVVTLLVLWTALASVLALLLGYSRIAYAAASKGDFFRIFARVHPEGQFPHVAVLVLGGLSIAFSFFTLGDVISALLTSRIVVQFMGQVAALHLLRRRPGFVLPFRMWLYPLPSIIALVGWSYVFSTSGWRFAAFGMATLALGVLAYFVRARTLPPPQG is encoded by the coding sequence ATGACGGAACGCGGGCTCGTACGGAGCCTGGGACTGCTGCAGGCGGTTGCGCTCAACATGAGCAACATCGTCGGCGTCGGCCCCTTCATCACCATCCCGCTGATCATCGCCGCGATGGGTGGGCCGCAGTGCATGCTCGGCTGGCTCCTGGGGGCGATCCTCGCCCTCTCCGATGGGCTGGTCTGGAGTGAGCTCTCGGCGGCGATCCCCGAGACCGGGGGGACGTATGCCTACCTCAAGGAGGCGTTCCGCGGGACGGCGCTGGGCGGGGTGCTCCCGTTCCTCTTCATTTGGCAGTTTGTCCTGAGTGGCCCGCTGGAGATCGCATCGGGGTACATCGGCTTTGCGCAGTACGCCGGCTATTTCTGGCAGGGGATGGGGGCCACGGGGGCGCGCCTCACGTGCGTGGCGGTCGGATTGCTCACGATCGCCCTCATTTACCGGCGCATCGGGGCGGTGGGGAAGCTGATGGTGGTGCTCTGGTCGGGGATGCTGGTGACGGTGCTGGCGGTGATCGTGAGCGGGTTGTCCAACTTCGATGCCCGGCTTGCCTTCGACTTTCCGCCGGATGCCTTCACCTTCTCGCTGGGCTTTGCGGCGGGGCTGGGGTCGGCGATGCTCATCGCGATGTATGACTTCATGGGCTACTACGACGTGTGCTACGTGGCCGGCGAGGTGCGCGAGCCGCAGCGGGTGATCCCGCGAGCGATCCTCATCTCGGTGGTGGCGGTGTCGGTGCTGTACGCGCTGATGAACCTCAGCATCATCGCCGTGGTCCCATGGCGCGAGGCGATGCAGTCGTCGTACATCGTGACCGACTTCATGCAGCGGCTGTACGGCCCGCGCGCGGCGTCGGTCGTCACGCTGCTGGTGCTATGGACGGCGCTGGCCTCGGTGCTGGCGTTGCTGCTGGGCTACAGTCGCATCGCCTACGCGGCGGCGTCCAAGGGGGACTTCTTCCGCATCTTTGCCAGGGTGCACCCCGAGGGACAGTTCCCGCACGTCGCGGTGCTGGTGCTGGGCGGGCTGTCGATCGCCTTCTCGTTCTTCACGTTAGGCGACGTGATCTCGGCGCTGCTCACGTCGCGCATCGTGGTGCAGTTCATGGGGCAGGTGGCGGCGCTGCACCTGCTGCGGCGGCGCCCCGGCTTCGTGCTCCCGTTCCGGATGTGGCTCTATCCCCTGCCGTCGATCATTGCGCTGGTGGGGTGGAGCTACGTCTTCTCGACGAGCGGGTGGCGCTTTGCCGCCTTCGGCATGGCGACGTTGGCGCTGGGGGTGCTGGCGTATTTCGTGCGCGCGCGCACGCTCCCGCCGCCGCAGGGCTAG
- a CDS encoding carbohydrate binding family 9 domain-containing protein, which produces MPNSHSPARSTFANARLAANARRAANARRAAISCALTLAATLSPASRARAQGSPATTRLPTARASRLDGVVHLDGLMDEAAWNRAEAIRDFVQKIPLEGAVPTVTTEVRILYDDAALYVGARLTRPDPQAIRRSITRRDGESDAEVFTVSLDPYHDRRTAYAFSISSGGVRGDAYHAQDSEDSGREPQYDPVWSARARVDSAGWTAEMRIPFSQLRFNSSTQQVWGLQLTREVADKAEQLQWVLIPVSAAGYASRFGLLEGIAGIPPARRIELLPYVATEFTQRSNVDPRNPFNDRFGGRAGADLKVGLGPNLSLDATINPDFGQVEADPAVVNLTAFEQVFEERRPFFVEGNELLTGRGQSFIGRPTWFYSRRVGAQPRGTAQGDFVDAPHNTTITTAAKVSGRLARGLSIGALAAVTPREFARTYHVDGDSIGRIAVEPPSRFGVLRLQQEFGSQQSNVGASFTTIDRSLDTRGALQSLLPRDAIAGGVDWKLRYKQGMYEVTGWLGGSRVSGDAAAIARLQRNSAHFFQRPDQDYVTFDPTRTSLSGATASLRLDKNAGRFTLGGIQLSTRTPGFDINDAGQMRSGDDIDFNADIQLRDTKPNPYVRFYQFGTSAVAGWNYGGYRQYLRFNQTAQATLHSFLRLNARGTLYVPSLSDDLTRGGPLIGTPAGYSVLGQVTSRANMPTTWNARTEYYHDAFGGWRWDVSTGIATRPAPQWQGSVDPTFSRSVDARQYVATRSGGSAATFGQRYVFAAVERSTVSARFRVNYALTPNFTVEGYAEPFAASGRFYGFGEVPAPRSNVLRVYGASGTGTTLARNADGSAIVTDGASSFGLPALDFRRLSFRSNLVLRWEWLPGSTAFLVWQQSRSGQLLDGELVRPHDLWDAVRADGDNFVVFKISYWIGAK; this is translated from the coding sequence GTGCCCAACTCCCACTCGCCCGCTCGCTCGACGTTCGCCAACGCGCGCCTCGCCGCCAACGCGCGCCGCGCCGCCAACGCGCGCCGCGCGGCCATCTCGTGCGCGCTCACGCTCGCCGCGACACTCTCGCCCGCGTCCCGCGCGCGCGCGCAGGGCTCCCCCGCCACGACGCGCCTCCCCACCGCCCGCGCCTCGCGGCTCGACGGGGTCGTGCACCTCGACGGGCTCATGGACGAAGCGGCGTGGAACCGCGCCGAAGCGATTCGCGACTTCGTCCAGAAGATCCCGCTCGAGGGGGCCGTGCCGACGGTCACCACCGAGGTGCGCATCCTCTACGACGACGCCGCTCTCTACGTCGGCGCGCGGCTCACGCGCCCCGACCCACAGGCGATCCGACGCTCCATCACGCGGCGCGACGGCGAGAGCGACGCCGAGGTCTTTACCGTCTCGCTCGATCCGTATCACGACCGGCGCACCGCCTACGCCTTCTCCATCTCGTCAGGCGGGGTGCGCGGCGATGCCTATCACGCGCAGGACAGCGAGGACAGCGGGCGCGAGCCGCAGTACGACCCCGTCTGGAGCGCGCGCGCACGCGTCGACAGCGCGGGATGGACCGCCGAGATGCGGATCCCCTTCTCGCAACTCCGCTTCAACTCGTCGACACAGCAGGTGTGGGGGCTGCAGCTCACGCGCGAGGTGGCCGACAAGGCCGAACAGCTGCAATGGGTCCTGATCCCGGTCTCGGCGGCGGGCTATGCCTCGCGCTTCGGACTGTTGGAGGGGATCGCCGGCATTCCGCCGGCCCGGCGCATCGAACTGCTGCCGTATGTCGCCACCGAGTTCACGCAGCGTTCCAACGTCGACCCGCGCAACCCGTTCAACGATCGCTTCGGTGGACGGGCGGGCGCCGACCTCAAGGTCGGGCTCGGCCCCAACCTCTCGCTCGACGCCACGATCAACCCCGACTTCGGGCAGGTCGAGGCCGACCCCGCGGTCGTGAACCTCACGGCGTTCGAGCAGGTCTTCGAGGAGCGGCGCCCCTTCTTCGTGGAGGGGAACGAGTTGCTCACCGGGCGCGGGCAGTCGTTCATCGGGCGCCCCACCTGGTTCTACTCGCGCCGCGTCGGCGCGCAGCCGCGCGGCACGGCGCAGGGTGACTTCGTCGACGCGCCCCACAACACCACCATCACCACGGCCGCCAAGGTCAGCGGGCGTCTCGCGCGCGGCCTCTCCATCGGCGCGCTCGCGGCGGTGACGCCGCGGGAGTTTGCCCGGACCTATCACGTGGACGGCGACTCCATCGGGCGCATCGCGGTGGAGCCCCCGAGCCGCTTCGGCGTGCTGCGGCTGCAACAGGAGTTCGGCAGCCAGCAGTCCAACGTGGGCGCCTCGTTCACCACCATCGATCGGTCGCTGGACACGCGCGGCGCGCTGCAGTCGCTCCTGCCGCGCGACGCCATCGCCGGCGGCGTGGACTGGAAGCTGCGCTACAAGCAGGGGATGTACGAGGTGACCGGATGGCTCGGCGGGTCGCGCGTGAGTGGCGACGCCGCCGCCATCGCCCGGCTCCAGCGCAACAGTGCGCACTTCTTCCAGCGCCCCGACCAGGACTACGTCACCTTCGACCCCACGCGCACCTCGCTCAGCGGCGCCACCGCGTCGCTGCGGCTGGACAAGAACGCCGGGCGCTTCACGTTAGGCGGGATCCAGCTCTCCACCCGCACCCCGGGCTTCGACATCAACGACGCCGGGCAGATGCGGTCGGGCGACGACATCGACTTCAACGCCGACATCCAGCTGCGCGACACCAAGCCCAACCCGTACGTCCGCTTCTACCAGTTCGGCACCTCGGCCGTGGCCGGGTGGAACTACGGCGGCTACCGCCAGTACCTGCGCTTCAACCAGACCGCGCAGGCCACGCTGCACTCGTTCCTCAGGCTCAACGCGCGCGGCACGCTGTACGTCCCGTCGCTCTCCGACGACCTCACGCGCGGCGGCCCGCTCATCGGGACACCGGCCGGCTATTCGGTGTTAGGGCAGGTCACCAGCCGGGCCAACATGCCCACCACGTGGAACGCGCGCACCGAGTACTATCACGACGCCTTTGGCGGGTGGCGTTGGGACGTCAGCACCGGGATCGCCACGCGCCCCGCCCCGCAGTGGCAGGGCTCCGTCGACCCGACCTTCTCGCGCTCCGTCGATGCCCGGCAGTACGTGGCCACGCGCAGTGGTGGAAGTGCCGCCACCTTCGGCCAGCGCTACGTCTTTGCCGCCGTGGAGCGCAGCACCGTCTCGGCGCGCTTCCGCGTCAACTACGCCCTCACCCCGAACTTCACGGTGGAGGGCTACGCCGAACCCTTCGCCGCCAGCGGGCGCTTCTACGGATTCGGCGAGGTGCCGGCCCCCAGGAGCAACGTGCTGCGCGTCTACGGGGCCAGCGGGACGGGGACGACGCTGGCACGCAACGCCGACGGCAGCGCCATCGTCACCGACGGGGCCAGTTCGTTCGGGCTGCCGGCGCTCGACTTCCGGCGCCTGTCGTTCCGCTCGAACCTCGTGCTGCGCTGGGAGTGGCTCCCAGGGAGCACCGCGTTCCTTGTCTGGCAGCAGAGTCGATCGGGGCAGTTGCTCGACGGCGAGCTGGTGCGCCCGCACGACCTGTGGGACGCGGTGCGCGCCGACGGCGACAACTTCGTCGTCTTCAAGATCAGCTACTGGATCGGGGCGAAGTAG
- a CDS encoding HAD family phosphatase, whose amino-acid sequence MIPNRPAAVVCDMDGLLVDSERLERRVWQAAAADHGVEMSDERFATFIGNPIDVCEQMLAGYYGAGFDVDAYRETCHRHMRVIVDAEGVPMRPGALEWMEFVIGLGIPLGLATSSGPALVHERLGGQLHRFAAVVTRADVARGKPSPDIYLEAASRLRADPADCLALEDSPTGARAAMAAAMPVIIVPDMVTPPPEIARATVGVYASLVTVRDAAAQLWGTREP is encoded by the coding sequence GTGATTCCCAACCGCCCCGCCGCCGTCGTCTGCGACATGGACGGCTTGCTCGTCGACAGCGAACGGCTGGAGCGCCGAGTCTGGCAGGCCGCCGCGGCCGACCACGGCGTGGAGATGAGCGATGAGCGTTTCGCCACCTTCATCGGGAATCCGATCGACGTGTGCGAGCAGATGCTCGCCGGCTACTACGGCGCCGGCTTCGACGTCGACGCGTACCGGGAGACGTGCCACCGCCACATGCGCGTGATCGTCGACGCGGAGGGAGTTCCGATGCGCCCCGGCGCGCTCGAGTGGATGGAGTTCGTGATCGGGCTGGGGATCCCGTTAGGCCTGGCCACGTCGAGCGGCCCGGCGCTGGTGCACGAGCGCCTGGGGGGACAGTTGCACCGGTTTGCCGCGGTGGTCACGCGCGCCGATGTGGCGCGCGGCAAGCCGAGCCCCGACATCTATCTCGAGGCGGCGTCGCGGCTGCGCGCCGATCCGGCCGACTGTCTCGCGCTCGAAGACTCACCCACCGGGGCGCGCGCGGCCATGGCGGCGGCGATGCCGGTCATCATCGTCCCCGACATGGTGACGCCACCGCCCGAGATCGCGCGCGCGACGGTAGGGGTGTATGCCTCGCTGGTCACCGTGCGCGACGCGGCGGCACAACTGTGGGGCACGCGCGAGCCATAG